DNA from Mycolicibacterium alvei:
TGATCAGCCAGATCAAGATCAACGTCACCAACGCCTACTCGGGTTCGCTGGCGTGGACGAACGCCTTCACCCGCGTCACCAAGCACTACCCGGGACGTCTGGTGTTCCTCGGACTCAACCTGTTGATCGCACTGATCCTGATGGAAGCCAACATGTTCGACTTCCTCAACACGATCCTGGGCTTCTACGCCAACTGCGGCATGGCGTGGGTGGTCGTGGTCGCGAGCGACATCGTGTTCAACAAGTACCTACTCAAGCTGTCCCCGAAAGAGCCCGAGTTCCGGCGCGGCATGCTGTATGCGTTCAACCCCGTCGGTTTCGGCTCGATGCTGATCGCCGCTGGACTGTCGGTGATCGCATTCTTCGGCGGACTCGGCGAGGCCATCCGCCCGTACTCGCCGCTGGTCGCCATCGGCCTCGCGCTGGTGCTGCCGCCGATCATCGCCGTCGCCACCAAGGGGAAGTACTACCTGCGTCGCACCGACGACGGTATCGACCTGCCGATGTTCGACGAATTCGGCAACCCCTCCGGTGCTCACCTCAAATGCCATGTCTGCCATCACGATTACGAGCGGCCGGACATGCTCAAGTGTGAGACGCACGATGCCTTCGTGTGCTCGCTGTGCGTGAGCACCGACAGGGTCGCCGACCACGTGCTGCCCGCACAGCACCGCGCGTGACCGTGTACAAAAGGTCACCGAATGACGGCGCGCCGGGCAGCACATGCACGCTCGCGGTGAAAAGGTTAGGTGAGGCGGGAAAGAACCTCGGCGACAACGGAATCGGCCGCGACATCGACCTGCTCGCCGGTCGAGAGATCCTTGAGTCCGACGGTGCCGGCCTCGATGTCGCGGTCGCCGGCCACCAGCGCGTACTTGGCGCCGGAGCGGTCGGCGGCCTTCATCGCCCCCTTGAGCCCGCGGTCGCCGTAGGCCAGGTCGACGCTCACCCCGCCGGCCCGAAGCCGCGCGGCGAGCTTCGCCAAGTCCAGCTTGGCGGCCTCGCCCAGCGGCACACCGAACACCTCGACACCGCCGACACCGGTCACCGACTTGCCCTCGGCCTGCAGCGCGAGCAGCGTGCGGTCGACACCGAGCCCGAAGCCGATCCCCGAGACATCCTGCCCGCCGAGCTGACTCATCAGCCCGTCATAACGGCCACCGCCTCCGATGCCGGACTGCGCGCCCAGCCCGTCGTGCACGAACTCGAAAGTGGTCTTGGTGTAGTAGTCCAGCCCGCGCACCATGCGCGGGTTGATCACGTACGGCACACCGAGTGCGTCGAGGTGCGCCAGCACCACCTCGAAGTGGGCCTTGGCGCTGTCGGACAGGTGGTCGAGCATCAGCGGGGCGTCTGCGGTCATCTCCCGCACGTGGGGCCGCTTGTCGTCGAGCACCCGCAACGGGTTCAACCGGGCGCGTTGCTGGGTTTCTTCGTCCAGATCGAGTTTCGACAGGAAGGCCTGCAGCAGCTCCCGGTACGCGGGCCGGCAGGTGTCATCGCCCAGCGAGGTGATCTCGAGGCGGAAGCCGTCCAGACCCAACGACCGGAAACCGGCATCGGCGACCGCGATCACCTCGGCGTCCAATGCCGGATCGTCGACTCCGATGGCCTCCACGCCGACCTGCTGCAACTGACGGTAGCGTCCGGCCTGGGGGCGTTCGTAGCGGAAGAACGGCCCGGCGTAGCAGAGCTTCACCGGCAGCGCGCCCCGGTCCAGGCGGTGCTGGATCACCGCGCGGATCACCCCTGCGGTGCCCTCGGGACGCAGGGTCACCGAGCGGTCACCCCGGTCGGCGAACGTGTACATCTCCTTGGACACCACGTCGGTGGACTCACCCACACCGCGAGCGAACAGCGCGGTGTCCTCGAAGATCGGCAGTTCGATGTCGCCGTAGCCGGC
Protein-coding regions in this window:
- the hisS gene encoding histidine--tRNA ligase, with the protein product MTSAFQAPKGVPDYLPPESAQFVAVRDGLLASARRAGYGDIELPIFEDTALFARGVGESTDVVSKEMYTFADRGDRSVTLRPEGTAGVIRAVIQHRLDRGALPVKLCYAGPFFRYERPQAGRYRQLQQVGVEAIGVDDPALDAEVIAVADAGFRSLGLDGFRLEITSLGDDTCRPAYRELLQAFLSKLDLDEETQQRARLNPLRVLDDKRPHVREMTADAPLMLDHLSDSAKAHFEVVLAHLDALGVPYVINPRMVRGLDYYTKTTFEFVHDGLGAQSGIGGGGRYDGLMSQLGGQDVSGIGFGLGVDRTLLALQAEGKSVTGVGGVEVFGVPLGEAAKLDLAKLAARLRAGGVSVDLAYGDRGLKGAMKAADRSGAKYALVAGDRDIEAGTVGLKDLSTGEQVDVAADSVVAEVLSRLT